The DNA region CGCCCTTTATATCCATGTCGGTGCATATTATAAATTTAACTCCGCTATTTTATCTTTTACTTCATCCAAAGCTTTGCTTCCAAAGCCTTTAAGTTCACGCAAATCTTGTTCGGTAAGGTTTACTAGGTCGTGAACAGTGCGAATGTCATTATTAACAAGCGCATTTGTTGTTCGAGCTGTCAAGTTTAAATCTTCAATTGATGTGTGAAGTTCACTTGCTTCATCCTCAAATTCTTCACCTAAAGCTGGAGCAGCTTCAATCGTTGTAGAACCAGCAAGTGCCGTATATTGATTTGCTAAAATTGCCGATGCTTGTTCGAAAGCTTCCCGTGGAGAAAGCGATCCATCGGTCTCGATAGTTAGATCTAATCTATCAAGGTTCGAAACCTGACCAACACGAGTATTATCAACTTTGTATCGAACTCGCAAAACTGGCGTGAAAATTGCATCAACCGCAATCATATCACTATGAATTCGGTCCTCACTAGATTCTTCAATAGTTTTATAACCATGACCAGATTCAACTACAATATCCATTACAAATTTAGTCTTTTTATCGTCAATAGTAGCGATAACTTGATCTGGATTTACTACTTCCATATCAGCATTTGTTTGAATATCACCAGCAGTAATTACGCCAGCACCAGTTTTTTCCAATCGAAGTTCAACAGGCGAATCAGTGTGAGCCTTAAATTTTATATTCTTAAGATTTAACATTATATCAACCACGTCTTCTTTCACACCTTCAATTGATGTAAATTCATGGCTAACTCCGTCAATCTTAAAAGCAACTATTGCTGCACCATTAATACTCGAAAGGAGCACTCGGCGCAAGCTATTTCCAAGCGTATTACCGTATCCAGGCTCAAGCGGCTTCACAACAAAAGTTGCAACATTTTCGCTTAAGTCTTGAATTTCAGCAAGCGCTGGGTTATGAATTAATTTTGACATATAAACTTTTAGCTCCTTACCTTTTATCGTGAGTAATATTCAACGATTAGCTGTTCATTAATTCCAGCTTCTGCCTCTTCTCGTTTAGGAAGACCTGAAATAGAAACTGTCATTTTCTTACTGTCAGCTTTTAACCAGCTAAGTGGAGCTGGGGCTGCATCAGCAACAACATCTTCAAGATTTGTGAAATAGCCAGATTTTTGGCTCTTTGGTCGAACAACAATCTCGTCGCCAGCTTTTAGTCGAATTGAAGGAATATCAACTCGTCGACCATTCAACAAGAAATGTCCGTGGCTCACCAACTGGCGAGCTTGTCGTCGTGAAGTTGCGAAACCTGCTCGATAAATAGCATTATCTAAACGAAGTTCCAAAAGCTGTAGTAAGTTTTCACCAGCCAAACCTTCACGGCGTGACGCTTCTTTCATCAATCGTGCAAATTGCTTTTCGAGAAGTCCATAAAGTCTTCGAACTTTCTGCTTTTCGCGCAATTGAACTGCATATAAACTTGGCTTTCCCTGTCGAGAACCTGAATGTTGACCAGGAATTCCACTTTTACGTGCCATAATTTTAGCAGCTTTTCGATGAAGGGCATAGCCTTCTCGGCGTGATTGTTTAACAATCGGAGATCTATCTCTCGCCATAATTAAGCCCTCCTTGCTTTCTTAGGACGAACGCCACCGTGTGGGACGCCAGTCACATCTTTAATACTTTCAACATTAATGTTTACATTCGAAAGTGAGCGAATCGCTGAATCGCGACCAAGTCCAACACCTTTAACGAAAACATCAACTGATTTTAGCCCATAAAGAGCTTGTACATTTTCGGCTGCTTTTTCAGTTGCAACCTGCGCTGCATAAGCTGTACCTTTTTTGCTTCCTCGGAAGCCACAAGCACCAGCACTTGCTGCCGCTAAAGCGTTACCTTTTTTATCCGTAAAAGTAATGATTGTGTTGTTAAAGGTTGCTTGAATATGCATTTGACCTGATGGAACAGATCGGCGCTGTTTTTTACGACTAACTTTTTCTGCCATTTTTCTATCCCTTTCCTAAATCAAGTCTTGCTTGCTGCTTTTGGCTGTGCTCCACCAACGGCGATTGCGCGACCCTTTCGAGTTCGTGCATTCGTTCGTGTGCGCTGACCGTTTACAGGCAACCCTGATTTGTGTCGCATACCTTTATAGTTGTTAATGTCTTTTAGACGTTTAATATTATTTGCCACGAGGCGTTGCAGATCACCTTCTACGGTATAATTATTATCAATAATTTCACGTAGTTTCTGTTCTTCAGCCTCGGTGAGATTTTTCACCCGAGTGGTCGGCTCAATATTAGCCGCCGCAAGGATGGTTCGCGAAGTTGTTTCACCAATACCATAAATGTAGGTAAGAGCAATCCAAACTTGCTTTTCTGCTGGGATTGTTACCCCTGCGATTCGAGCCATACTTAACCCTGCCTTTGCTTATTCTTAGGTTTTTTCTTATTGATAACACGAAGTCGACCTTTTCGGCGAACTAAAATGTCATCTGGACTGATTTTTTTAACACTTGCACGAACTTTCATAAGTGTATAAAAACTCCTTATCCTTTAGGTTTATATTATCTGCAAATCCCCATAGAAATAATAAGCCATTTCGAAAGCTGGCTTTTTCTATTTCGAACTTGCTAATCTCTTAGGCGGAAGCTGATTCTTCCCTTAGTAAGGTCATAAGGGGTCAACTCTACTTCAACCTTGTCGCCCGGCACCAATCGAATATAATGCTTTCGCATCTTTCCACTGATATGAGCGATGATTGTATGCCCATTCTGAAGTTCAACTTTAAACTGCGTGTTTGGCAAAGCCTCCACGATTCGTCCTTCCAATTTTATTACTTCCTTTTGAGCCATAAATCTATACCATTCTACATTATACTACTCAAAAAGTCAAGCCCTTTTTATAACTTTCTTAAAATTAAAAAGAACATTAAGTTATCAGTCTTCCTTTTTCTTTCGGAGATAATCGTAAATTTTAAATACTCTAGATCATATATTTCTAACGAGTTATTCTATCGATATTAAAAAAAACGATATTTTGCTTTGGCATATTTTCCACCCCTAAATTAAAAATGTACTACTTAATTGTAGTAGTACATTTTTAATATTTTTATTAATTTCAAGACTTTCTAACAGCCCTTAGCACCACTCGTTTATTGAAGGTATTTTTCGAATAATCCCAATCACCAACACATGTTATGATGTTCAATCCTTCTTTTGAAGACTCAAATGAGTCAAGCATCGTGCTCATTCCAAATTTATTATTTTCATCATTAATTTCATCAACAGTCATTTCACGGACATCTTTAACTTCATAAGTTATTTTTTGTCCATCACCCCTTTCAACTATTATATCTGAACCTTTCAAAAGGTTGCCAAGATTTTCGAAAATGCCCCCTTTAGTTGGACCTCCATTATGCCCATCTATGAGAAGTGCGCCTTTGGAGTTTCCCGGTAAGGCACTTTTCATATACCAACCAGCATCATGAATTGAAATTGGCGAATCGAGTTGGTTGGTATTTTTTATTAGTCCCAATTGAACAACACGAGCATTTGAGATTTTTAAGTTAGGGATTGATAAAAATCTCGGGAAAAGTGGATTAGGAACTTTATAAGAGTTTTTTTTCTCTTCAGTAACTTCAGTTTCATCAACTTGGTGAGTTAATGCTGAG from Candidatus Saccharimonas sp. includes:
- a CDS encoding class F sortase encodes the protein MKIKNSRKKAKKILSVVLIICWVCLIGYTGVYVYNNFLQPKKNQQKIPGGSALTHQVDETEVTEEKKNSYKVPNPLFPRFLSIPNLKISNARVVQLGLIKNTNQLDSPISIHDAGWYMKSALPGNSKGALLIDGHNGGPTKGGIFENLGNLLKGSDIIVERGDGQKITYEVKDVREMTVDEINDENNKFGMSTMLDSFESSKEGLNIITCVGDWDYSKNTFNKRVVLRAVRKS
- the rpsK gene encoding 30S ribosomal protein S11, coding for MAEKVSRKKQRRSVPSGQMHIQATFNNTIITFTDKKGNALAAASAGACGFRGSKKGTAYAAQVATEKAAENVQALYGLKSVDVFVKGVGLGRDSAIRSLSNVNINVESIKDVTGVPHGGVRPKKARRA
- the rpsM gene encoding 30S ribosomal protein S13, translated to MARIAGVTIPAEKQVWIALTYIYGIGETTSRTILAAANIEPTTRVKNLTEAEEQKLREIIDNNYTVEGDLQRLVANNIKRLKDINNYKGMRHKSGLPVNGQRTRTNARTRKGRAIAVGGAQPKAASKT
- a CDS encoding DNA-directed RNA polymerase subunit alpha; this encodes MSKLIHNPALAEIQDLSENVATFVVKPLEPGYGNTLGNSLRRVLLSSINGAAIVAFKIDGVSHEFTSIEGVKEDVVDIMLNLKNIKFKAHTDSPVELRLEKTGAGVITAGDIQTNADMEVVNPDQVIATIDDKKTKFVMDIVVESGHGYKTIEESSEDRIHSDMIAVDAIFTPVLRVRYKVDNTRVGQVSNLDRLDLTIETDGSLSPREAFEQASAILANQYTALAGSTTIEAAPALGEEFEDEASELHTSIEDLNLTARTTNALVNNDIRTVHDLVNLTEQDLRELKGFGSKALDEVKDKIAELNL
- the rpmJ gene encoding 50S ribosomal protein L36 translates to MKVRASVKKISPDDILVRRKGRLRVINKKKPKNKQRQG
- the infA gene encoding translation initiation factor IF-1, translated to MAQKEVIKLEGRIVEALPNTQFKVELQNGHTIIAHISGKMRKHYIRLVPGDKVEVELTPYDLTKGRISFRLRD
- the rpsD gene encoding 30S ribosomal protein S4, with translation MARDRSPIVKQSRREGYALHRKAAKIMARKSGIPGQHSGSRQGKPSLYAVQLREKQKVRRLYGLLEKQFARLMKEASRREGLAGENLLQLLELRLDNAIYRAGFATSRRQARQLVSHGHFLLNGRRVDIPSIRLKAGDEIVVRPKSQKSGYFTNLEDVVADAAPAPLSWLKADSKKMTVSISGLPKREEAEAGINEQLIVEYYSR